A stretch of Gasterosteus aculeatus chromosome 4, fGasAcu3.hap1.1, whole genome shotgun sequence DNA encodes these proteins:
- the smim32 gene encoding small integral membrane protein 32, producing the protein MLRQMLLNSTDTSDFHLALVAQSSTHAPSSMNASHGGSVSVAALLRPTAGRGGGELREGELHKPDLTTYIVMCLLLFLLVLLIVFFINCQLRNSFFASMPYDRSLREARSSYK; encoded by the coding sequence ATGCTGAGGCAGATGCTCCTCAACTCCACCGACACCTCAGACTTCCACCTGGCACTCGTGGCCCAGTCCTCCACGCACGCCCCCTCCTCCATGAACGCCTCCCACGGCGGTTCGGTGAGCGTCGCCGCTCTCCTGAGACCCACCGcggggcgagggggaggggagctCCGGGAGGGCGAGCTCCACAAGCCGGACCTGACCACCTACATAGTGATGTGCCTGCTGCTCTTCCTGTTGGTGCTGCTCATCGTGTTCTTCATCAACTGCCAGCTGCGGAACTCTTTCTTCGCCTCCATGCCATATGACAGGTCGTTGAGAGAGGCCCGGAGCTCCTACaagtga